From Mya arenaria isolate MELC-2E11 chromosome 12, ASM2691426v1, the proteins below share one genomic window:
- the LOC128212320 gene encoding uncharacterized protein LOC128212320, giving the protein MKEIEWSSMRYDLKTALDIVDLPCDVKTTRYLRNKRTTQTECQIKSQLDAGTVIRLEKRLRVYYVKARVLKLDKRHVINKAPEFVTKHKLHVGKEILIPLQGRTRVRLVDKTGERLYHTVREVAEDFPSYVRAEQDTVCVAPGSRACEVVTSGTVLQLDRVTLTSHSVRGFRETFLICRCVQTKRELAFRLISTVCFRKVPDRTKYFLQDFIEHMPLPQVVEVVDVIVSDVIPVSDEDKADLLAMLGGPLELISLQFKDFIVGFDHESENIIAIPEHGDFLESALVNIPINDDVFLDTQPSGDNDSDGEQSSSYCYESTLAKLYLLYAYSSYPILLNKRTSNGELAEDPGTSQQDQGSEDLGTSRHDKGSEDPGTSQQDQSSEDPGTSQQDLGSEDPGTSQHDQDMHASMKHTLSAPVVGGTQGKGQVCIEDYRQRVSSAGDAEGHIADSTMQAGGLRSYLLNLSRRMKVTAVQKLFRTGSSQARFEEQANKLAKSSPDLSHDSCKEVNKETSSNFVCYLNYTPGSVDNGELKSADKENDNKPLEIGMYSNGCVNERERPCEKGKTSDNALGGVKRARTTTDTVEYATLDFTEDIPGAVHFCDICKRNLT; this is encoded by the exons ATGAAAGAGATAGAATGGTCATCGATGCGTTATGATCTCAAAACCGCTCTCGATATAGTGGACCTTCCTTGTGACGTCAAGACCACGCGATATCTGCGCAACAAACGCACTACGCAGACAGAATGTCAAATCAAATCTCAACTTGACGCCGGAACTGTCATCAGACTTGAGAAGCGATTAAGGGTTTACTATGTAAAAGCGAGGGTTCTGAAACTGGACAAACGTCACGTGATAAATAAAGCTCCGGAGTTTGTAACCAAACACAAGTTGCACGTGGGGAAGGAGATTTTGATCCCCTTGCAGGGTAGAACAAGGGTTAGGCTTGTTGATAAGACAGGGGAGAGGCTGTACCATACTGTTAGAGAG GTGGCTGAGGACTTCCCTTCCTATGTGCGGGCCGAGCAGGACACCGTGTGTGTGGCCCCAGGGAGCCGTGCTTGCGAGGTGGTAACTTCCGGCACAGTTCTCCAGCTGGACCGGGTCACCCTAACCAGCCATTCCGTCCGTGGGTTCCGTGAGACGTTCCTTATCTGCAGGTGCGTGCAAACTAAAAGGGAACTCGCCTTCCGGTTAATATCCACCGTCTGTTTCCGTAAAGTACCTGACCGGACCAAATATTTCCTCCAGGATTTTATAGAGCATATGCCATTGCCACAAGTTGTTGAAGTGGTTGATGTGATTGTAAGTGATGTTATACCGGTGTCGGACGAAGATAAGGCTGATCTTTTAGCCATGCTTGGGGGACCTCTCGAACTTATATCTCTGCAATTTAAGGATTTTATTGTCGGCTTTGACCACGAGAGCGAAAACATCATTGCAATTCCTGAACATGGCGACTTTTTAGAATCAGCTTTAGTGAACATACCAATTAACGACGATGTGTTCCTGGATACTCAGCCATCTGGAGACAATGACTCCGATGGAGAACAATCAAGTAGTTACTGTTATGAGTCGACCCTCGCCAAACTATATTTGTTGTACGCGTACTCTAGTTATCCAATTCTTTTAAATAAGCGGACCTCAAACGGGGAACTAGCAGAAGATCCTGGCACATCGCAACAGGACCAAGGTTCAGAAGATCTTGGCACATCACGACATGACAAAGGTTCAGAAGATCCTGGCACATCGCAACAGGACCAAAGTTCAGAAGATCCTGGCACATCGCAACAGGACCTAGGTTCAGAAGATCCTGGCACATCGCAACATGACCAAG ACATGCACGCGTCCATGAAGCACACGTTATCCGCACCAGTTGTAGGTGGCACCCAGGGTAAAGGGCAGGTCTGTATAGAGGATTACAGACAACGCGTCTCGTCCGCTGGAGATGCAGAAG gTCATATTGCAGATTCCACGATGCAG GCAGGTGGATTGCGATCTTATCTTCTAAATCTAAGCAGGAGAATGAAGGTGACAGCTGTGCAAAAATTGTTCAGAACAGGTTCCTCACAGGCAAGGTTTGAAGAACAGGCAAATAAACTAGCAAAAAGTAGTCCCGACCTGAGCCACGACAGCTGTAAAGAGGTTAACAAAGAAACTAGTTCCAATTTTGTTTGTTACTTAAATTATACACCAGGTTCTGTAGATAACGGTGAATTAAAGTCTGCTGataaagaaaatgataacaaaCCACTCGAAATTGGAATGTATTCAAACGGTTGTGTTAATGAACGTGAAAGACCATGTGAAAAAGGCAAGACGTCGGATAATGCGCTTGGTGGCGTTAAACGCGCACGAACAACGACTGACACAGTCGAGTATGCCACGTTAGATTTCACAGAAGACATACCTGGTGCCGTGCATTTCTGTGATATATGTAAGAGAAACCTTACATaa